A stretch of the Corynebacterium maris DSM 45190 genome encodes the following:
- a CDS encoding ATP-binding protein: MSDSPDQVVDGPAELAFVDRVLDAVQSLGTELQSGFEQDRTLFMLAVSEITTNIVMHNEGEASVRVELDASPQELRAVIRDTAPPAAVDVDDVRLPGPDAESGRGLALAHAVLDGLRHESGPEGNTWTLWRTLHPH, translated from the coding sequence ATGAGTGACAGTCCCGACCAGGTGGTCGACGGCCCCGCAGAACTGGCCTTCGTCGACCGGGTGCTGGACGCCGTCCAGAGCCTGGGCACAGAGTTGCAGAGCGGCTTTGAGCAGGATCGCACCCTGTTTATGCTGGCGGTCAGTGAGATCACGACGAACATCGTGATGCACAACGAGGGCGAGGCGTCTGTGCGCGTCGAGTTGGACGCGAGCCCGCAGGAATTACGCGCCGTCATCCGCGACACGGCCCCACCCGCCGCCGTCGACGTCGACGACGTGCGCCTGCCCGGCCCAGACGCCGAATCGGGTCGCGGGTTGGCGCTGGCGCACGCGGTCCTGGACGGGTTGCGCCACGAATCCGGCCCGGAGGGCAACACCTGGACGCTGTGGCGGACGCTGCACCCCCACTGA
- a CDS encoding STAS domain-containing protein: MNLTTDIRDTTAIVSIAGRLTAAGAPRLRAAVNDLIAAGTHRIVVDLGQTEFVDSSGLGALIGGLKNARIKGGDLRIAAVPESVQTVLKLTNLDRVLRSHATAEEAFDE; the protein is encoded by the coding sequence ATGAACCTGACCACCGACATCCGCGACACCACCGCCATCGTGTCCATTGCCGGCCGGTTGACCGCCGCCGGAGCGCCCCGCCTGCGGGCAGCGGTCAACGACTTGATCGCCGCCGGAACCCACCGCATCGTCGTCGACCTCGGGCAGACTGAATTCGTGGATTCCTCCGGACTCGGTGCGCTCATCGGCGGGCTGAAGAACGCCCGGATCAAAGGCGGAGACTTACGGATCGCGGCCGTGCCCGAAAGCGTGCAGACGGTGCTCAAGCTGACTAACCTTGATCGTGTGCTGCGCAGCCACGCGACGGCGGAGGAGGCCTTCGATGAGTGA
- a CDS encoding PP2C family protein-serine/threonine phosphatase: MGEQRRQAALDAMNVLDTLPDERVDRVTRLAKEIFGVPMVAVNLIDRDRQWSKSRVGLPATEVPREVSFCQHTVERNAAFVVEDTTTSAELADHPAVVNEPGLRFYAGHPVHSPDGQPVGALCLIDTEPRTFSERQRELLRDMAHWIEIELGRDQQIEEIDAARRLTVPPAWPPVPGYTIAADSTAHLGLAGDFYDVTTLPGAVRVTLADVMGSGIGPALVAAGVRASLRTEPSRPVGQAMAEVDRLLIEDFRDLDMFVTAVHADIELATGKMELIDAGHGLAFIICRDGSWQPLRSRGLPLGMDAGDAEACAAVTATLEPGDHFVCCSDGLLDVLDPADPFGHVERTIRKFGPERAVALVQDLAYDERATDDITVVVVRRDR, encoded by the coding sequence ATGGGTGAGCAAAGACGACAGGCCGCACTGGATGCGATGAACGTCCTGGACACCCTTCCCGATGAACGGGTCGACCGTGTCACCCGTCTGGCGAAAGAAATATTCGGCGTCCCGATGGTGGCCGTCAATCTCATCGACCGCGATCGACAGTGGTCCAAGTCCCGCGTCGGACTGCCCGCCACGGAGGTGCCGCGGGAGGTGTCGTTTTGTCAGCACACCGTGGAGCGTAACGCCGCCTTCGTGGTCGAGGACACGACCACATCCGCCGAACTCGCCGATCACCCCGCCGTCGTGAACGAGCCGGGACTGCGTTTCTACGCCGGCCACCCGGTGCACTCGCCGGACGGACAACCGGTCGGGGCGTTGTGTCTGATCGACACCGAACCGCGCACCTTCAGCGAACGTCAGCGCGAACTGTTGCGCGACATGGCCCATTGGATCGAGATTGAGCTCGGCCGCGACCAGCAGATCGAAGAAATCGACGCCGCCCGGCGCCTGACCGTCCCTCCCGCCTGGCCGCCCGTCCCGGGTTACACGATCGCCGCCGACTCCACCGCCCATTTGGGTCTGGCCGGGGATTTCTACGACGTGACGACGCTGCCCGGCGCCGTGCGGGTGACCCTCGCCGACGTCATGGGCTCCGGCATTGGGCCGGCGCTGGTCGCCGCCGGGGTGCGGGCGTCGTTACGCACGGAACCTTCCCGTCCGGTGGGGCAGGCGATGGCGGAGGTCGACCGCCTCCTGATCGAGGACTTTCGCGACCTCGACATGTTCGTCACCGCCGTGCACGCCGACATCGAACTCGCCACCGGGAAGATGGAGCTCATCGACGCCGGTCACGGCCTCGCCTTCATCATCTGCCGCGACGGATCGTGGCAACCGCTCCGGTCCCGGGGCCTGCCGCTGGGCATGGATGCGGGCGACGCCGAAGCCTGCGCGGCCGTGACCGCCACGCTGGAACCCGGGGACCACTTCGTCTGCTGCAGCGACGGGCTTCTCGACGTCCTCGACCCCGCCGACCCGTTCGGGCACGTGGAGCGCACCATCCGCAAATTCGGCCCGGAACGGGCCGTCGCCCTAGTGCAAGACCTCGCATACGACGAACGCGCCACGGACGACATCACCGTCGTCGTCGTCAGGAGAGACCGGTGA
- a CDS encoding DUF4921 family protein: protein MTVPSPDHFHPMTTMTDGTIKQVNPFSGTQVWTVPGRGQRPLSVPIPNPAPLGPGATTHTCAFCSGRPLDTPPEKSRIIRHEGRWRTLTDLLPGQYGDSVAEFRRVPNLFEIVPYSYWVDNYGFLMNEDVHRRMERYLADPAGKQHVDAIIRTRLKANGRAPETVDPAGWHELEKSYFAGGHDVIVARRHFADGATDTSQLASSGSLTTEEHFGLILLTVESIADLYARNRYVPYVAAFQNWLAPAGASFDHLHKQLVAIDERGVQSALEIERLRRNPNMYNEWAVDYAGYHNLTIAENDHAVMVAGVGHRFPTLEIYSKSPTPEPWLQTQEEIRAMSDMVHAAHAAAGADVPCNEEWHHKPIDLDMPMPWRINIKWRVSTLAGFEGGTKIYVNTLSPTDIRDRVVPQLYALRDARRIDEGIRIAMECATGRNMLRYNPYLR, encoded by the coding sequence ATGACCGTCCCCTCACCCGACCATTTCCACCCGATGACGACCATGACGGACGGGACCATCAAACAGGTGAACCCGTTTTCCGGCACGCAAGTCTGGACGGTGCCCGGGCGGGGCCAACGACCGCTGTCCGTCCCGATTCCGAACCCCGCCCCGCTGGGGCCCGGCGCGACGACGCACACGTGCGCGTTCTGCTCCGGCCGGCCGCTGGACACCCCGCCGGAAAAGTCCCGCATCATCCGGCACGAGGGGCGGTGGCGTACGCTGACCGACCTGCTGCCCGGCCAGTACGGCGATTCCGTGGCGGAGTTTCGGCGGGTGCCCAACCTGTTTGAGATCGTGCCCTACAGCTATTGGGTGGACAACTACGGGTTTTTGATGAACGAGGACGTCCACCGCCGGATGGAGCGCTACCTGGCGGACCCGGCGGGTAAACAGCACGTGGACGCCATCATCCGGACCCGGCTGAAAGCCAACGGCCGTGCCCCGGAGACCGTCGATCCCGCCGGGTGGCACGAGCTGGAAAAATCCTACTTCGCGGGCGGGCACGACGTCATCGTGGCTCGTCGGCACTTCGCCGACGGCGCCACGGACACCTCTCAACTGGCCTCCTCCGGTTCCTTGACCACCGAGGAACACTTCGGCCTGATCCTGCTGACCGTGGAATCCATCGCCGACCTTTATGCCCGCAACCGCTACGTCCCCTATGTCGCGGCATTTCAGAACTGGCTGGCCCCGGCGGGCGCCTCCTTCGATCACCTGCACAAACAACTGGTGGCCATCGACGAACGCGGCGTCCAGTCCGCCCTGGAGATCGAGCGGCTGCGGCGGAACCCGAACATGTACAACGAGTGGGCCGTGGATTACGCCGGTTATCACAACCTCACCATCGCCGAAAACGACCACGCCGTCATGGTCGCCGGCGTCGGGCACCGCTTCCCCACCTTGGAGATCTACTCCAAATCCCCCACCCCGGAGCCCTGGCTGCAGACCCAGGAAGAGATCCGCGCGATGAGCGACATGGTGCATGCCGCCCACGCCGCCGCCGGCGCGGACGTGCCCTGCAACGAGGAATGGCACCATAAACCCATCGACCTGGACATGCCCATGCCGTGGCGGATCAACATCAAATGGCGCGTGTCCACCCTCGCCGGTTTCGAGGGCGGCACGAAAATCTACGTCAACACCCTCTCCCCCACCGACATCCGCGACCGCGTGGTCCCGCAACTCTATGCGCTCCGCGACGCCCGCCGCATCGACGAGGGCATCCGCATCGCCATGGAATGCGCCACCGGCCGCAACATGCTGCGCTATAACCCCTATCTGCGCTAG
- the gdhA gene encoding NADP-specific glutamate dehydrogenase, whose translation MTQVDEQVTEYYNKLLQRNAGEPEFHQAVREVLDSLKIVLEKDPHYADYGLIQRLCEPERQVIFRVPWVSDNNNVHVSRGFRVQFNSALGPYKGGLRFHPSVNLGIIKFLGFEQIFKNSLTGLPIGGGKGGSDFNPKGRSEGEIMRFCQSFMTELHRHIGEQTDVPAGDIGVGKREIGFLFGQYRRLTNRHESGVLTGKGLSWGGSLVRTEATGYGCVYLTKEMMKEHGESLDGAEVIVSGSGNVAVYAIEKAQELGATVVGFSDSSGWVHTPNGVDVELLRDIKENRRERVSAYVEETTGDTFHSDSSIWSLAADVALPCATQNELTGEHARTLVDNGVKYVAEGANMPSTPEAIEVFREKGVCFAPGKAANAGGVATSALEMQQNATRDSWSFDYTDERLHQIMSNIFRVTADTAAEYDHEGNYVIGANIAGFRKVADAMLAQGVI comes from the coding sequence ATGACGCAGGTCGACGAGCAAGTAACCGAGTATTACAACAAGCTGCTTCAGCGCAACGCCGGTGAGCCCGAATTTCACCAAGCCGTCCGAGAGGTTCTCGACTCGCTGAAGATCGTGCTCGAGAAGGATCCCCACTACGCCGACTACGGCCTGATCCAGCGTCTGTGCGAGCCGGAGCGCCAGGTGATCTTCCGCGTCCCGTGGGTCTCCGACAACAACAACGTCCACGTCTCCCGGGGCTTTCGCGTCCAGTTCAACTCCGCCCTCGGCCCCTACAAGGGCGGCCTGCGTTTCCACCCGTCCGTCAACCTCGGCATCATCAAGTTCCTCGGTTTCGAGCAGATCTTCAAGAACTCCCTGACCGGCCTGCCCATCGGCGGCGGCAAGGGCGGTTCCGACTTCAACCCCAAGGGTCGCTCCGAAGGCGAGATCATGCGCTTTTGCCAGTCGTTCATGACGGAGCTGCACCGCCACATCGGCGAGCAGACCGACGTCCCGGCCGGCGACATCGGCGTGGGCAAGCGCGAAATCGGTTTCCTCTTCGGCCAGTACCGCCGCCTGACCAACCGCCACGAGTCCGGAGTGCTCACCGGCAAGGGCCTGAGCTGGGGTGGCTCGCTGGTGCGCACCGAGGCCACCGGCTACGGCTGCGTCTACCTGACCAAGGAGATGATGAAGGAGCACGGCGAGTCCCTCGACGGCGCCGAGGTCATCGTCTCCGGCTCCGGCAACGTCGCCGTCTACGCCATCGAGAAGGCCCAGGAACTCGGCGCCACCGTGGTCGGTTTCTCCGACTCCTCCGGCTGGGTGCACACCCCCAACGGCGTCGACGTCGAGCTGCTGCGCGACATCAAGGAAAACCGTCGCGAGCGCGTTTCCGCCTACGTCGAAGAAACCACCGGCGACACCTTCCACTCCGACAGCTCCATCTGGTCGCTGGCCGCCGACGTCGCGCTGCCGTGCGCCACCCAGAATGAGCTGACCGGCGAGCACGCCCGGACGCTGGTGGACAACGGCGTGAAGTACGTCGCCGAGGGCGCCAACATGCCGTCCACCCCGGAGGCCATCGAGGTCTTCCGTGAGAAGGGCGTGTGCTTCGCTCCGGGCAAGGCCGCCAACGCCGGCGGCGTGGCCACCTCCGCGCTCGAGATGCAGCAGAACGCCACCCGCGATTCCTGGAGCTTCGACTACACCGACGAGCGCCTGCACCAGATCATGTCCAACATCTTCCGTGTCACGGCCGACACCGCCGCCGAATACGACCACGAAGGCAACTACGTGATCGGCGCGAACATCGCCGGCTTCCGCAAGGTCGCCGACGCCATGCTCGCCCAGGGCGTCATCTAA
- a CDS encoding glycerate kinase, translated as MSQFSSAPAPASGSTRVLVAPSDCPGVSAEDAAQFLGEGVRSVIRDADVTLAPLPNGGAGTSELFAGQRVTLPTTDAAGQLTEAAYTFDQATATAYIDAASVVGAPAGVGDKGDTYGVGVLVADAATRGARRVVLSLGDVVTVDGGTGILVALAVNPLNAAGFTLGKGAAALESLADFDTAKLNVAAGALEWVLLADDMAGVDVSHPGLAQLCEITGVDPETPGYGAGGAIPVALHWLSALLHGSADHVHVVPGVEVVAQALDLPAHVAAHDFVITGGPAAQSVAGQILTAAGEAVVGLVGVDKPDVPGTRAVAADLADLAELTPGQREEALRTAGAQLAADYLTISTVQG; from the coding sequence ATGTCCCAATTTTCCTCCGCCCCCGCACCCGCCTCCGGATCCACCCGCGTGCTCGTCGCGCCGAGCGACTGCCCCGGCGTCTCCGCGGAGGACGCCGCCCAGTTCCTCGGCGAAGGGGTGCGCTCCGTCATCCGTGACGCCGACGTCACCCTGGCTCCCCTGCCCAATGGCGGGGCCGGGACGAGCGAGCTCTTCGCCGGGCAACGCGTGACTCTGCCCACCACCGACGCCGCCGGACAGCTGACGGAAGCCGCCTACACCTTCGACCAAGCCACCGCGACCGCCTACATCGACGCCGCCTCCGTGGTCGGCGCCCCGGCCGGCGTCGGAGACAAGGGCGACACCTACGGGGTGGGTGTGCTCGTCGCCGACGCCGCCACCCGCGGCGCCCGCCGCGTCGTGCTGAGCCTCGGCGACGTCGTCACCGTCGACGGCGGCACCGGCATCCTCGTGGCCCTGGCCGTCAACCCCCTCAACGCCGCCGGCTTCACCCTGGGTAAAGGGGCCGCCGCGTTGGAGTCGCTGGCGGATTTCGACACCGCAAAGCTCAACGTCGCCGCCGGCGCCCTGGAATGGGTGCTGTTGGCCGACGACATGGCCGGCGTGGACGTCTCGCACCCGGGCCTGGCCCAGCTGTGCGAGATCACCGGGGTGGACCCGGAGACCCCGGGCTACGGCGCCGGCGGCGCGATCCCCGTCGCGCTGCACTGGCTGTCCGCCCTGCTGCACGGCAGCGCCGACCACGTCCACGTCGTGCCGGGGGTGGAGGTCGTCGCCCAGGCGCTGGATCTACCGGCCCACGTCGCGGCCCATGATTTCGTCATCACCGGCGGGCCGGCCGCGCAGTCCGTCGCCGGGCAGATCCTCACCGCCGCGGGCGAGGCGGTCGTGGGGCTGGTGGGCGTCGACAAGCCTGACGTCCCCGGCACGCGGGCCGTGGCCGCGGACCTCGCCGACCTGGCGGAGCTCACGCCGGGGCAGCGGGAAGAGGCGCTGCGCACGGCCGGGGCGCAGCTGGCGGCCGACTACCTGACGATCTCGACGGTCCAGGGGTAG
- a CDS encoding glycogen/starch/alpha-glucan phosphorylase has product MSSSSTPSSNVTALVGSHVAAAAGTPPDVSTRRKFWFGLSRAVVARIAENWEDTRQAYGATRQQHYFSAEFLMGRALLNNLTNLELEETAKETAAELGHDLVDVLESENDAALGNGGLGRLAACFLDSAVTHDLPVTGYGLLYRYGLFRQEFVDGFQKENPDPWREDGSPFTIRRGHQRRTVRFDDMDVFAIPYDMPITGYGTDNVGTLRLWKSEPIEDFDYDAFNSQHFTEAIVERERVNDICRVLYPNDTSYEGKKLRVRQQYFFTSASLQEIVANYIKHHGEDLSDFAEYNSVQLNDTHPVLAIPELMRLLMDKHGLGWDEAWKITSETFAYTNHTVLTEALETWEISIFQQMFWRIWQIIEEIDRRFRLDMTERGLDEDAIHRMAPVSDGLVHMAWIACYAAYSINGVAAIHTEIIKAETLGDWHAIWPEKFNNKTNGVTPRRWLKMCNPRLSALLTRLVGSDEWVTDLDVLKSLRPYETDEKVLGELMEIKAANKVDFAEWIKDRQGIDIDPESIYDVQIKRLHEYKRQLMNALYILDLYFRIKEDGEQDVPPRTFVFGAKAAPGYVRAKAIIKLINEIGELVNNDPEVSKTLKVVFIENYNVSPAEHIIPATDVSEQISTAGKEASGTGNMKFMMNGALTLGTMDGANVEIADAVGEDNAYIFGARVEQFDELLEHYSPHELYETTPGLKRTLDAFDDGTLDDGGTGMFHDLKNSLIHGYGPHSNDTYYVLGDFEDYRATRDRMAADYVGDPMDWARMCWVNVCESGRFSSDRTIHDYADEVWKLEATPVRK; this is encoded by the coding sequence GTGTCGTCATCGTCGACGCCGTCATCGAATGTCACCGCCCTGGTCGGCAGTCACGTCGCCGCAGCGGCAGGAACGCCCCCGGACGTGTCCACCCGCCGGAAGTTCTGGTTCGGCCTGTCCCGCGCGGTCGTCGCGCGCATCGCCGAGAACTGGGAGGACACCCGGCAGGCCTACGGCGCCACGCGTCAGCAGCACTACTTCTCCGCTGAGTTCCTGATGGGCCGGGCGCTGCTGAACAACCTCACCAACCTGGAGTTGGAGGAGACCGCCAAAGAGACCGCCGCAGAGCTGGGCCACGACCTGGTGGACGTGCTCGAGTCGGAGAACGACGCCGCGTTGGGCAACGGCGGCCTGGGCCGGCTGGCGGCCTGTTTCTTGGATTCCGCGGTCACCCATGACCTGCCCGTCACCGGCTACGGGCTGCTGTACCGCTACGGCCTGTTCCGCCAGGAGTTCGTCGACGGTTTCCAGAAGGAGAACCCGGACCCGTGGCGCGAGGACGGCTCCCCCTTCACCATCCGCCGCGGCCACCAGCGCCGCACCGTGCGTTTCGACGACATGGACGTCTTCGCGATCCCCTACGACATGCCGATCACCGGTTACGGCACCGACAACGTCGGCACGCTGCGGCTGTGGAAGTCGGAGCCGATCGAGGACTTCGACTACGACGCCTTCAACTCGCAGCACTTCACCGAGGCGATCGTCGAGCGCGAACGCGTCAACGACATCTGCCGCGTCCTGTACCCCAACGACACCTCCTACGAAGGCAAGAAGCTGCGCGTACGCCAGCAGTACTTCTTCACCTCCGCGTCCCTGCAGGAAATCGTCGCCAATTACATCAAGCACCACGGGGAGGACCTCTCGGACTTCGCGGAGTACAACTCCGTGCAGCTCAACGACACCCACCCGGTGCTGGCCATCCCGGAGCTGATGCGACTGCTCATGGACAAGCACGGCCTGGGCTGGGACGAGGCCTGGAAAATCACCTCCGAGACTTTCGCCTACACCAACCACACCGTCCTCACCGAGGCGCTGGAAACCTGGGAGATCTCGATCTTCCAGCAGATGTTCTGGCGCATCTGGCAGATCATCGAGGAGATCGACCGCCGCTTCCGCCTGGACATGACCGAGCGCGGGCTTGACGAGGATGCCATCCACCGCATGGCGCCGGTCTCCGACGGGCTGGTCCACATGGCCTGGATCGCCTGCTACGCCGCGTACTCGATCAACGGCGTCGCCGCGATCCACACCGAGATCATCAAGGCCGAGACCCTCGGCGACTGGCACGCGATCTGGCCGGAGAAGTTCAACAACAAGACCAACGGCGTGACCCCGCGCCGTTGGCTGAAGATGTGCAACCCACGGCTGTCGGCGCTGCTGACCCGCCTGGTCGGCTCCGACGAGTGGGTCACCGACCTGGACGTGCTCAAGTCGCTGCGCCCCTACGAGACGGACGAGAAGGTCTTGGGCGAGCTGATGGAAATCAAGGCCGCCAACAAGGTCGATTTCGCGGAGTGGATCAAGGACCGCCAGGGCATCGACATTGACCCGGAGTCGATCTACGACGTGCAGATCAAGCGCCTGCACGAGTACAAGCGTCAGCTGATGAACGCCCTGTACATCCTCGACCTGTACTTCCGCATCAAGGAGGACGGCGAGCAGGACGTCCCGCCGCGCACCTTCGTCTTCGGCGCGAAGGCCGCCCCGGGCTATGTGCGGGCCAAGGCCATCATCAAGCTGATCAACGAGATCGGTGAGCTGGTCAACAACGACCCGGAGGTCTCGAAGACCCTCAAGGTCGTGTTCATCGAGAACTACAACGTCTCCCCCGCCGAGCACATCATCCCGGCCACCGACGTCTCCGAGCAGATCTCCACCGCGGGCAAGGAGGCCTCCGGCACCGGCAACATGAAGTTCATGATGAACGGCGCGCTGACGCTGGGCACCATGGACGGCGCCAACGTCGAGATCGCCGACGCCGTCGGCGAGGACAACGCCTACATCTTCGGCGCCCGCGTCGAGCAGTTCGACGAGCTGCTCGAGCACTACTCCCCGCACGAGCTCTACGAGACGACGCCCGGCCTCAAGCGCACCCTGGACGCCTTCGACGACGGCACCCTCGACGACGGCGGCACGGGCATGTTCCACGACCTGAAGAACTCGCTGATCCACGGCTACGGCCCGCATTCCAACGACACGTACTATGTGCTCGGCGATTTCGAGGACTACCGCGCCACCCGCGACCGCATGGCCGCCGACTACGTCGGCGACCCGATGGACTGGGCGCGCATGTGCTGGGTCAACGTCTGCGAGTCCGGCCGCTTCTCCTCCGACCGCACCATCCACGACTACGCCGACGAGGTGTGGAAGCTGGAAGCGACCCCGGTGCGTAAGTAA
- a CDS encoding amidohydrolase, with translation MSTIAHLLHTSGVDLSFQRPLYEHLHEHPELSGHEAETSATIAEELEKFDCEVISPIGGFGLVAVFRNGEGPSVLFRADFDGLPVKETTGVPFASTRLRPGPDGTMTGVMHACGHDMHVTALMGVCALLDARRDAWHGTFIALFQPSEENGAGANAMVSDGLVHRVPRPDVCFGQHVMPGRAGEVQTMSGPQFAATDSIRITIPGVSAHGSMPHKAVDPTFIAAMVVVRLQGLVGREVDPDDFAVVSVGTLRSGATNNIIPPSAELVLNCRYFSTATRRRVLTSIQRIVTAECVASDAPGEPTFEFFARGERINNDLEVFGQVRPTFDAVFGADSVDAQRTSVSEDFAFIPRAFGVPYLFWTVGCTPREQWDAAVKNNRLDTDVPVNHMSTFLPDYEPTVTATTQAGAAAVLSYLAK, from the coding sequence ATGAGTACCATCGCCCATCTGCTGCACACCTCCGGTGTGGACCTGTCCTTCCAGCGTCCGCTGTATGAACACCTCCACGAACACCCGGAGCTGTCCGGCCACGAAGCCGAAACCTCCGCGACCATCGCCGAGGAATTGGAGAAGTTCGACTGCGAAGTCATCTCCCCCATCGGCGGCTTCGGGCTCGTCGCCGTCTTCCGCAACGGCGAAGGCCCCTCCGTGCTCTTCCGCGCCGACTTCGACGGGCTGCCCGTCAAGGAAACCACCGGCGTGCCCTTCGCCTCCACCCGGTTGCGCCCCGGCCCGGACGGCACGATGACCGGCGTCATGCACGCCTGCGGCCACGACATGCACGTCACCGCGCTCATGGGCGTCTGCGCGCTTCTCGACGCCCGCCGCGACGCCTGGCACGGCACGTTCATCGCCTTGTTCCAGCCCTCGGAGGAAAACGGCGCCGGCGCCAATGCCATGGTCTCCGACGGCCTGGTCCACCGCGTTCCGCGGCCCGACGTCTGCTTCGGCCAGCACGTCATGCCCGGTCGCGCCGGGGAGGTGCAGACGATGTCCGGTCCGCAGTTCGCCGCCACGGACTCCATCCGGATCACCATCCCCGGGGTCAGCGCGCACGGTTCGATGCCGCATAAGGCGGTGGATCCGACGTTCATCGCGGCGATGGTCGTGGTGCGGCTGCAGGGGTTGGTGGGCCGTGAGGTCGACCCCGATGATTTCGCGGTGGTGTCCGTGGGCACGTTGCGTTCCGGGGCCACCAACAACATCATTCCGCCGTCGGCGGAGCTGGTGCTCAACTGCCGGTATTTCTCCACCGCCACCCGTAGGCGGGTCCTGACTTCCATCCAGCGCATCGTCACCGCCGAGTGTGTGGCCTCCGACGCCCCGGGGGAGCCGACGTTCGAGTTCTTCGCCCGCGGCGAGCGGATCAACAATGACCTGGAGGTCTTCGGGCAGGTGCGCCCCACCTTCGACGCGGTCTTCGGCGCCGACTCCGTCGACGCCCAGCGCACCTCGGTCTCCGAGGACTTCGCGTTCATCCCGCGGGCCTTCGGCGTGCCGTACCTGTTTTGGACGGTGGGCTGCACCCCGCGGGAGCAGTGGGATGCGGCCGTGAAAAACAACCGGTTGGACACGGATGTGCCCGTCAACCACATGTCGACGTTTCTGCCGGACTATGAGCCGACGGTGACGGCGACGACGCAGGCCGGGGCGGCGGCGGTGTTGAGTTACCTCGCGAAGTGA